Proteins encoded within one genomic window of Pseudodesulfovibrio senegalensis:
- a CDS encoding sigma-54-dependent transcriptional regulator — MPANILILDDEKNYLLILESILEEEGYEVTALSDPEMGLAYLEDSEVDVVLTDMKMPKLTGNDVLEHVKKKYPHIPVLIMTAFGSVESAVEAMRIGAFDYITKPFANEELLLSISKAVSFAETQQDNLRLRRQLQEKFGSGNIIARGKGMREVLEMVNRAAPSKSTVLVMGESGTGKELIARAIHDNSPRKSMPFVSVNCMALNPGVLESELFGHEKGSFTGATALRKGRFEQASKGTLFLDEIGELTPELQVKLLRVLQEHQIERVGGTETIDVDIRIVAATNKNLQEAVSKGEFREDLFYRLNVVSIFLPPLRERREDIPFLADHFLDQYSKENEKNFTGFTAAAMDYLSAYEWPGNVRQLENVIERCTVLGQNETIDTGDLPPEIKDEESQFKSAVDLLPARLNLADTMDKIEAALVRRALVRAEFVQVKAAEMLGLSKSNLQYKLKKYGLLGKAK; from the coding sequence ATGCCAGCCAATATACTGATTCTCGACGACGAAAAGAACTACCTGCTGATTCTGGAAAGCATCCTCGAGGAAGAGGGATACGAGGTCACGGCCCTGTCCGACCCGGAAATGGGACTGGCCTATCTTGAAGACTCCGAGGTGGACGTGGTCCTCACGGACATGAAGATGCCCAAGCTCACGGGCAACGACGTGCTGGAACACGTGAAAAAGAAATACCCGCACATCCCTGTGCTGATCATGACCGCGTTCGGCTCGGTGGAATCGGCCGTTGAGGCCATGCGCATAGGGGCGTTCGACTACATCACCAAGCCGTTTGCCAACGAAGAGCTGCTGCTCTCCATATCCAAGGCCGTGAGTTTTGCCGAAACCCAGCAGGACAACCTGCGCCTGCGCCGCCAGTTGCAGGAAAAATTCGGGTCCGGCAACATCATCGCCCGCGGCAAGGGCATGCGCGAGGTGCTGGAAATGGTCAACCGCGCCGCGCCCAGCAAATCCACGGTGCTGGTCATGGGTGAATCCGGCACGGGCAAGGAGCTCATCGCCCGCGCCATCCACGACAATTCCCCGCGCAAGTCCATGCCTTTTGTTTCCGTGAACTGCATGGCCCTGAACCCGGGCGTGCTGGAATCCGAACTGTTCGGCCATGAAAAGGGCAGCTTCACCGGGGCCACGGCCCTGCGCAAGGGCCGCTTCGAGCAGGCCAGCAAGGGCACGCTCTTTCTGGACGAGATCGGCGAACTGACCCCGGAATTGCAGGTCAAGCTGCTGCGCGTGCTGCAGGAGCACCAGATCGAACGCGTGGGCGGCACCGAGACCATCGACGTGGACATCCGCATCGTGGCCGCCACCAACAAGAATCTGCAGGAAGCCGTTTCCAAGGGCGAATTCCGCGAGGACCTGTTCTACCGGCTCAATGTGGTTTCCATCTTCCTGCCGCCCCTGCGCGAGCGCCGGGAAGACATCCCGTTCCTGGCCGACCATTTCCTGGATCAGTATTCAAAGGAAAACGAAAAGAATTTCACAGGATTCACTGCCGCGGCCATGGATTACCTCAGCGCCTACGAATGGCCGGGCAATGTGCGCCAGCTGGAAAACGTCATTGAACGCTGCACCGTGCTCGGACAGAACGAAACCATCGACACCGGCGACCTGCCCCCGGAAATCAAGGACGAGGAATCCCAGTTCAAGAGCGCGGTGGACCTGTTGCCCGCGCGCCTGAACCTTGCGGACACCATGGACAAGATCGAAGCCGCGCTGGTGCGCCGCGCGCTGGTGCGCGCCGAATTCGTGCAGGTCAAGGCTGCGGAGATGCTGGGCCTCTCCAAGAGCAACCTGCAATACAAACTCAAAAAATACGGACTGCTGGGCAAGGCCAAATGA
- a CDS encoding DEAD/DEAH box helicase: MPNNVAEYIEALLQSERLGHQVAHHRVLPGSDARFDEPRRPWPASIQHALETMGIDRLYSHQAEAANHIRAGRDVVIATPTASGKTLCYNLPVMEQCLADPDARALYMFPLKALAQDQLKTFNSLAALLPEERRPTAAIYDGDTTPHFRRKIRNTPPNAVLTNPEMVHLSMLPYHDKWAETLANLTHIIVDEVHTYRGVMGSHMAMVFRRLLRLCHFYGSRPVLVFCSATVGNPGELCTLLTGREVHEIRETGAAQGERNMIFLNPHESPAQAAIMLLQSALAREMRTIVYCQSRKLTELISLWAAERSGQYKNRISAYRAGFLPEERREVEQRMAQGDLLAVISTSALELGIDIGGLDLCIMVGYPGTVMATVQRGGRVGRAQQESAVVLVAQEDALDQYFMRNPDDFFSRPPESVMLNPYNPVVTDRHLVCAAAELTLRTDEPFLAEQGMADRVQHLMERGELFEVVEDTPAQGRGGEIVSNRKRPHRDVDLRSAGRGLHIEDVTHGEEKAPVIGTTDQHRVWTETHPGAVYLHRGQTYVIKDVHTATGSVQAEKKRVGYYTRVRSSKSTEILEVLGQKACYGTRVFFGRLRVTEQVTGYEKRSVRGGKLLGIISLDVPPNVFTTEGIWLEVGHDIRRACEDDFLHFMGGIHAVEHAAIGILPLLVMTDRNDLGGISTPLHEQMNSPAVFVYDGMPGGAGLTRQAFTKADELVRTTLRTIEQCPCELGCPSCVHSPKCGSGNRPIDKNAARFVLEAVLSGDPKTIKPKDIDVNLLDYARPEDNGRFGVLDIETRYSAQEVGGWNRADRMGVSIACLYDSGTDTMHDYEQNQMDELVAHLKQFDTVIGFNHIKFDYAVLSGLHPFPFNTLPSLDLLIKVHERLGYRLKLDNIAQATLDVGKSADGLMALEWWKQGRLDLITEYCRQDVIVTRDVYLYGRENGHVLFTNKAGQKVKLPVDW, from the coding sequence TTGCCCAACAACGTTGCCGAATACATCGAGGCCCTGCTGCAATCCGAGCGGCTGGGCCATCAGGTGGCGCACCATCGGGTGCTGCCCGGCAGCGACGCGCGGTTCGACGAGCCCAGACGCCCGTGGCCCGCGTCCATCCAGCACGCGCTGGAGACCATGGGCATAGACCGGCTGTATTCGCATCAGGCCGAGGCCGCCAACCACATCCGGGCCGGGCGCGACGTGGTCATCGCCACGCCCACGGCCAGCGGCAAGACCCTGTGCTACAATCTGCCGGTCATGGAGCAGTGCCTTGCGGACCCGGACGCCCGCGCCCTGTACATGTTCCCGCTCAAGGCGCTGGCGCAGGACCAGCTCAAGACCTTCAATTCGCTGGCCGCGCTCCTGCCCGAAGAGCGCCGCCCCACGGCCGCCATCTACGACGGCGACACCACGCCCCATTTCCGGCGCAAGATCCGCAACACCCCGCCCAACGCGGTGCTCACCAACCCCGAGATGGTGCACCTGTCCATGCTGCCCTACCACGACAAATGGGCCGAAACCCTGGCCAACCTGACCCACATCATTGTGGACGAGGTGCACACCTACCGGGGCGTCATGGGCTCGCACATGGCCATGGTCTTCCGCCGCCTGCTGCGGCTGTGCCATTTCTACGGCTCGCGGCCCGTGCTGGTGTTCTGCTCGGCCACGGTGGGCAATCCCGGCGAACTCTGCACCCTGCTCACCGGGCGCGAAGTGCATGAAATCCGCGAAACCGGGGCCGCGCAGGGCGAGCGCAACATGATCTTCCTGAACCCGCACGAAAGCCCGGCGCAGGCGGCCATCATGCTCCTGCAATCCGCGCTGGCGCGCGAAATGCGCACCATCGTCTATTGCCAGTCGCGCAAACTCACCGAGCTGATATCCCTGTGGGCGGCCGAGCGTTCCGGCCAGTACAAGAACCGCATTTCCGCGTACCGGGCCGGATTCCTGCCCGAAGAGCGGCGCGAGGTGGAACAGCGCATGGCGCAGGGCGACCTGCTGGCCGTGATCTCCACCAGCGCACTCGAGCTGGGCATCGACATCGGCGGGCTGGACCTGTGCATCATGGTGGGCTACCCGGGCACGGTCATGGCCACGGTGCAGCGCGGCGGGCGCGTGGGCCGGGCGCAGCAGGAATCCGCGGTGGTGCTGGTGGCGCAGGAGGACGCGCTGGACCAATATTTCATGCGCAACCCGGACGACTTTTTTTCCCGCCCGCCCGAGAGCGTCATGCTCAACCCCTACAACCCCGTGGTCACGGACCGGCATCTGGTCTGCGCGGCCGCCGAGCTGACCCTGCGCACGGACGAGCCGTTCCTTGCCGAGCAGGGCATGGCCGACCGCGTGCAGCATCTCATGGAACGCGGCGAACTGTTCGAGGTGGTGGAGGATACCCCCGCGCAGGGCCGTGGCGGCGAGATCGTCTCGAACCGCAAGCGACCGCACCGGGACGTGGACCTGCGCAGCGCCGGGCGCGGCCTGCACATCGAGGACGTGACCCACGGCGAGGAAAAGGCACCGGTCATCGGCACCACGGACCAGCACCGGGTCTGGACAGAAACGCATCCGGGCGCGGTCTACCTGCACCGGGGGCAGACTTACGTCATCAAAGACGTGCACACGGCCACCGGCTCGGTGCAGGCCGAAAAAAAACGCGTGGGCTACTACACCCGTGTGCGCAGCAGCAAATCCACGGAAATTCTGGAAGTGCTCGGGCAAAAGGCCTGTTACGGCACGCGGGTCTTTTTCGGCAGGCTGCGCGTCACCGAGCAGGTCACGGGCTATGAAAAACGCTCGGTGCGCGGGGGCAAGCTGCTGGGCATCATCTCGCTGGACGTGCCGCCCAACGTGTTCACCACCGAGGGCATCTGGCTCGAGGTCGGCCACGACATCCGCCGGGCCTGCGAAGACGATTTCCTGCATTTCATGGGCGGCATCCACGCCGTTGAGCACGCGGCCATCGGCATCCTGCCGCTGCTGGTCATGACCGACCGCAACGATCTGGGCGGCATATCCACGCCCCTGCACGAGCAGATGAACAGCCCGGCCGTGTTCGTGTACGACGGCATGCCCGGAGGCGCGGGCCTGACACGGCAGGCGTTCACAAAGGCGGACGAACTGGTGCGCACCACCCTGCGCACCATCGAGCAGTGCCCCTGTGAACTGGGTTGCCCTTCGTGCGTTCATTCGCCAAAATGCGGTTCGGGCAACCGGCCCATCGACAAGAACGCGGCCCGCTTCGTGCTGGAGGCCGTGCTTTCGGGCGATCCCAAAACCATCAAGCCCAAGGATATCGACGTGAACCTGCTGGATTACGCAAGGCCGGAAGACAACGGCCGCTTCGGCGTGCTGGACATAGAAACCCGGTATTCCGCCCAGGAAGTGGGCGGCTGGAACCGGGCGGACCGCATGGGCGTTTCCATTGCCTGCCTCTACGACTCGGGCACGGACACCATGCATGACTATGAGCAGAACCAGATGGACGAACTGGTGGCGCATCTCAAGCAGTTCGACACGGTCATCGGGTTCAACCACATCAAATTCGACTATGCCGTGCTCTCGGGGCTGCACCCGTTCCCGTTCAACACCCTGCCCAGTCTGGACCTGCTCATCAAGGTCCACGAACGGCTCGGGTACCGGCTCAAGCTGGACAACATCGCACAGGCCACGCTGGACGTGGGCAAGTCCGCCGACGGGCTCATGGCCCTTGAATGGTGGAAGCAGGGACGGCTGGACCTGATCACCGAATACTGCCGTCAGGACGTCATCGTCACCCGCGACGTGTACCTCTACGGCCGTGAAAACGGGCACGTGCTGTTCACCAACAAGGCGGGCCAGAAGGTCAAGCTGCCCGTGGACTGGTAA
- a CDS encoding ATP-grasp domain-containing protein: MIILDAPYVSDFLKESIQRQNIPVLDTEQARALAGGDLKYVPAQEFAPVNGRVYTNSENALEAVSRLLGHTDIPRQVEACKDKVRFRELTAPLFPDYFFCRATLEELEAMDPARLSFPLVVKPARGFFSLGVHMVEKAAGWPHAIAALREEIADFNANYPADVVDSGSFIVEQAAAGEEYAVDVYWDHDGNAVVLNVLHHIFSSGDDVSDRLYLTSADILNEHLERFSALMQDIGQACGFRDFPAHIELRLDEQGSIIPIEANPLRFAGWCVADMTRMAWGFDPYEYYLNDLRPDWQAILPEREGRIFSMCVADLPASVDRQAITEVDWDGVADLFEDVLELRKIDYREFPVLAFVFAATSRENTMMLDAALRADFARFVK; encoded by the coding sequence ATGATCATTCTCGACGCTCCCTATGTTTCCGATTTCCTGAAAGAATCCATACAACGCCAAAACATTCCGGTGCTCGATACCGAACAGGCCCGCGCTCTGGCCGGGGGCGACCTGAAATACGTCCCGGCGCAGGAGTTCGCCCCCGTTAACGGCCGCGTATACACCAACTCGGAAAACGCGCTGGAGGCCGTGTCCCGCCTGCTGGGCCATACGGACATCCCCCGGCAGGTGGAGGCCTGCAAGGACAAGGTACGCTTTCGCGAACTGACCGCGCCCCTGTTCCCGGACTATTTCTTTTGCCGCGCCACGCTGGAAGAGCTGGAAGCCATGGACCCGGCACGATTGTCGTTTCCGCTGGTGGTCAAGCCCGCGCGCGGATTCTTCAGCCTCGGCGTGCACATGGTGGAAAAGGCCGCAGGCTGGCCCCACGCCATTGCGGCCCTGCGCGAGGAAATCGCGGATTTCAACGCCAACTACCCGGCGGACGTGGTGGATTCCGGCTCGTTCATCGTGGAGCAGGCCGCCGCGGGCGAGGAATACGCCGTGGACGTATACTGGGACCATGACGGAAACGCCGTGGTGCTCAACGTGCTGCACCACATCTTTTCCTCGGGCGACGACGTGAGCGACCGCCTGTATCTGACCTCGGCCGACATCCTCAACGAGCATCTGGAGCGTTTTTCCGCGCTCATGCAGGACATCGGGCAGGCCTGCGGATTTCGGGACTTTCCCGCGCACATCGAACTGCGTCTCGACGAACAGGGATCGATCATCCCCATCGAGGCCAACCCCCTGCGCTTTGCGGGCTGGTGCGTGGCAGACATGACCCGCATGGCATGGGGCTTCGACCCCTACGAATATTACCTGAACGACCTGCGCCCGGACTGGCAGGCCATTCTGCCCGAGCGCGAGGGCCGCATCTTCAGCATGTGCGTGGCCGACCTGCCCGCCAGCGTGGACCGGCAGGCCATCACCGAAGTGGACTGGGACGGGGTGGCCGACCTGTTCGAGGACGTGCTGGAACTCAGGAAAATCGACTACCGCGAATTCCCGGTGCTGGCCTTTGTGTTTGCGGCCACGTCCCGGGAGAACACCATGATGCTCGATGCCGCGCTCCGTGCGGACTTTGCGCGCTTCGTGAAATAA
- a CDS encoding tRNA (adenine-N1)-methyltransferase, with translation MIETGDLVLLISPKGKRYMYKFDPEGEIHTNDGKILMADVGEAGFGRQAKTHLGRPYLVLKPTLHDLIKGVKRQTQIMYPKEIGYLLLKLGIGPGCTVIESGTGSGGLTTALAWYVGDTGRVITYERREDFYKLAGKNLRRVGLDHRVTQVNKNIEDGFDHSGADALFLDVRTPWQYIRHIPAAVNPGAMCGFLLPTTNQVSELLHALEDAGFEDLEVMEILVRHWKPVPDRLRPDDRMVAHTGFLVFARCMQPLPDEEPQADEPPVEEPVAEEPAGEEPEGEESGAAESGE, from the coding sequence ATGATTGAAACCGGAGATCTCGTACTGCTCATCAGCCCCAAGGGCAAGCGGTACATGTACAAGTTCGACCCCGAAGGGGAAATTCATACCAATGACGGCAAAATTCTCATGGCCGACGTTGGCGAAGCCGGTTTCGGCAGGCAGGCCAAGACCCATCTGGGCCGCCCCTATCTTGTGCTCAAGCCGACCCTGCATGACCTGATCAAGGGCGTCAAACGCCAGACCCAGATCATGTATCCCAAGGAGATCGGCTACCTGCTGCTCAAGCTGGGCATCGGCCCGGGCTGCACGGTCATCGAATCCGGCACCGGATCCGGCGGCCTGACCACGGCCCTGGCATGGTATGTGGGCGACACCGGCCGCGTCATCACCTATGAGCGGCGCGAGGATTTCTACAAGCTGGCGGGCAAGAACCTGCGTCGCGTGGGGCTGGACCATCGCGTCACGCAGGTGAACAAGAACATCGAGGACGGGTTCGACCATTCGGGGGCGGACGCGCTGTTTCTGGACGTGCGCACCCCGTGGCAATACATCCGCCACATCCCGGCAGCCGTGAACCCCGGTGCCATGTGCGGTTTCTTGCTGCCCACCACCAATCAGGTTTCCGAGCTTCTGCATGCGCTGGAAGACGCGGGTTTCGAAGACCTCGAGGTCATGGAAATCCTCGTGCGCCACTGGAAGCCGGTTCCCGACCGCCTGCGCCCGGACGACCGCATGGTGGCCCATACCGGTTTTCTGGTCTTTGCGCGCTGCATGCAGCCGCTTCCGGATGAAGAGCCGCAGGCCGACGAGCCCCCTGTCGAGGAGCCCGTGGCCGAGGAACCTGCAGGGGAAGAGCCTGAGGGTGAAGAATCCGGGGCTGCCGAATCCGGGGAATAA
- a CDS encoding radical SAM protein, with product MKYNYIFGPVLSGRLGRSLGLDLLGDRICSMDCIYCEVGATRVHTLERSPYVSAEDILHELETWIEEGNEWPDVVTLGGLGEPCLNSEMPYVIQGARELLPGVPVAVLTNSTLMLDEQARNELALADIVLPSLDSLVLEEFLALNRPCPGIGPDEVARGLLEFSSMYDGKIFLEILLAKGVNDSDENLGRLEAFCKRLQPDRVDVVTLTRPGTLKKTGPVDKDVLERWRKALHAAAPAKRQERAETRQVDEARMIEMIRASLQRRPQTVQQLVDALGLDPDQARRAIDTLVEQGHVTKRDESGTTFYHSSRHIIEG from the coding sequence ATGAAATACAACTATATCTTCGGACCGGTACTGAGCGGCCGACTGGGACGCTCCCTCGGATTGGACCTTTTGGGAGACCGCATCTGCAGCATGGACTGTATCTATTGCGAGGTGGGCGCAACCCGCGTGCACACGCTGGAACGATCGCCCTACGTCTCTGCCGAAGACATTCTCCACGAACTGGAAACCTGGATCGAGGAAGGCAACGAATGGCCGGACGTGGTCACGCTGGGGGGGCTGGGCGAACCCTGCCTGAACAGCGAAATGCCGTATGTCATTCAGGGAGCGCGGGAGCTGTTGCCCGGCGTGCCCGTGGCCGTGCTCACCAACTCGACGCTCATGCTCGACGAGCAGGCCCGCAACGAACTGGCACTGGCGGACATCGTGCTGCCGTCACTGGACTCGCTGGTGCTCGAGGAATTCCTGGCCCTGAACAGACCGTGCCCGGGCATCGGGCCGGACGAGGTGGCCCGTGGGTTGCTCGAATTCAGCAGCATGTACGACGGCAAAATATTTTTGGAAATTCTGCTTGCCAAGGGAGTCAATGACTCTGACGAGAACCTCGGCAGGCTCGAGGCATTTTGCAAACGCTTGCAGCCGGACCGCGTGGACGTGGTCACCCTTACCCGGCCGGGCACCCTCAAGAAGACGGGCCCGGTGGACAAGGACGTGCTGGAGCGTTGGCGCAAGGCACTGCACGCGGCCGCACCGGCCAAACGACAGGAACGGGCCGAAACGCGGCAGGTTGACGAAGCGCGCATGATCGAGATGATCCGCGCCTCCCTGCAACGCCGGCCCCAGACCGTGCAGCAACTGGTCGACGCGCTGGGTCTGGACCCGGATCAGGCCCGCAGGGCCATTGATACGCTTGTCGAACAGGGCCACGTGACCAAACGGGATGAAAGCGGCACAACATTTTACCACTCCAGCCGCCACATCATCGAGGGCTAG
- the radA gene encoding DNA repair protein RadA, which produces MKTKQIYECKECGAHSPMWQGQCPQCKEWNTLVPLTVDKKASRSVRSPEPGNAITPLEDLQPENHRARPTGIDALDTVLGSGLVPGAAILLGGEPGIGKSTLLLQLAGKQAALGGSSVYISGEESLPQLRTRADRLGLLGPGLPALATNRVEDVLHILENDPPALLIVDSVQTLASPNVEGIPGSVSQVKAVAQDLVERTKKCGTSLILVGHVTKDGQIAGPKLLEHMVDTVLYLEGDRKHFSRVLRVLKNRFGPSDELVVFTMRDSGLEVVEDPSTFFLGKRDAGLSGTAVAMAVDGQRPFVVEVQALVSKSYLNIPRRTALGLDTNRLHLLLAVLEKRLRLNLSNYDIYAKISGGLATRDPGLDMAITASILSSLLDRPLPEASVFWGEIDLNGQVRPVSAHETRLKQAERLGYSPVHPDTCHTLAALQQRLFGKAG; this is translated from the coding sequence ATGAAAACCAAACAGATATATGAATGCAAAGAATGCGGTGCGCACTCGCCCATGTGGCAGGGCCAATGCCCCCAATGCAAGGAATGGAACACGCTGGTTCCCCTGACCGTGGACAAGAAGGCCTCCCGGTCCGTACGCAGCCCGGAACCGGGCAACGCCATAACCCCGCTTGAGGACCTGCAGCCGGAAAACCACCGGGCGCGGCCCACGGGCATCGACGCGCTGGACACGGTGCTGGGCAGCGGACTTGTGCCGGGCGCGGCCATCCTGCTTGGGGGCGAGCCGGGCATCGGCAAATCCACGCTGCTGCTGCAGCTGGCCGGCAAACAGGCCGCGCTGGGCGGCAGCTCGGTCTATATTTCCGGTGAGGAATCCCTGCCCCAGCTGCGAACCCGCGCCGATCGCCTCGGGCTGCTCGGGCCGGGACTGCCCGCGCTGGCCACCAACCGGGTGGAAGACGTGCTGCACATTCTGGAAAACGACCCGCCCGCCCTGCTCATCGTGGACTCGGTGCAGACGCTGGCCTCGCCCAACGTCGAGGGAATCCCCGGCAGCGTGAGCCAGGTCAAGGCCGTGGCACAGGACCTTGTGGAACGCACCAAGAAATGCGGCACCAGCCTGATCCTTGTGGGCCACGTGACCAAGGACGGCCAGATCGCCGGTCCCAAGCTGCTGGAACACATGGTGGACACCGTGTTGTATCTGGAAGGAGACCGCAAGCATTTCTCCCGCGTGCTGCGCGTGCTCAAGAACCGCTTCGGCCCCAGCGACGAGCTGGTGGTCTTCACCATGCGCGATTCCGGGTTGGAAGTGGTGGAAGACCCGTCCACATTCTTTCTGGGCAAACGCGACGCCGGGCTTTCGGGCACGGCCGTGGCCATGGCCGTTGATGGACAGCGCCCGTTTGTGGTGGAAGTACAGGCGCTGGTGAGCAAGAGCTACCTGAACATTCCCCGGCGCACCGCACTGGGGCTGGACACCAACCGCCTGCACCTGCTGCTGGCCGTGCTGGAAAAAAGGCTGCGCCTGAACCTGAGCAACTACGACATCTACGCCAAGATCAGCGGCGGGCTGGCCACACGCGACCCCGGGCTGGATATGGCCATTACCGCGTCCATCCTGTCTTCGCTGCTCGACAGACCCCTGCCCGAAGCCTCGGTATTCTGGGGCGAGATCGACCTGAACGGACAGGTACGCCCGGTCAGTGCGCATGAGACCCGGCTCAAACAGGCCGAGCGGCTGGGCTACAGTCCCGTGCACCCGGACACCTGCCACACGCTGGCGGCCCTGCAGCAGCGGCTGTTCGGCAAGGCGGGTTGA